GCATCTATTCCAACTGCGGGCCTTGCAATCCAAATTGCTTACAGCCGGTCTTCTTGATTCGACCACGCTTCTCCCCCCCTCCAGCTATACCGTAATTTTTAATTCCGATTCGGCGGGGGCCCTTTATAATTACCTCTACCTGACCGCCGACCGCAGCCGCGGAATGCATAATATGAAATACGCAAGGGATTTGCTTACAAGTTCGATCAACTTCCTTGACGGCACTCTGGGCAAGTAAAAAATGAGCCATATAAAAAAGCCGCCGAATCCGGCGGCTTTTTTTTGTCCATAAACAATATCTTATTTATTAGCGGCGAATTTTGCCGTCAGAGCCGGAATAATCTCAAACAAGTCGCCGACAATACCGAAACTGGCAATATTGAAGATCGGCGCATCCTTATCCCGGTTGATAGCGACGATTGTCTTTGAGGTTTGCATTCCGACCAGATGCTGTATTGCCCCTGAGATACCGACTGCAAAATAGAGTTTGGGATTGACTGTCTTACCGGTCTGCCCCACCTGGTAGCGATACTCTATCCATCCGGCATCGACAATGGCGCGTGAAGCGCCAACGGCCGCGCCGAGTGAATCGGCCAGCTTTTTTATTATTGGAAGATTTTCATGCCCGCGGATACCGCGACCGACCGAGACAATTATATCGGCCTCATTCAGATTAACCGATGTCCCGGTTTCGGCGATCATCTCCTTTACCGTAACTTTTGACTGAAACAGGCCGGCGTCGATTGTCTCGGCGACAACTTCTCCGTCGCCCTCTTTTGATTCTTCAAAGACCTTCGGACGCACGGTGATAAAAAATGCCTTACCGTCCGCATTTTTGGCCAGATCAACAATGACATTGCCGCCGTAAGCGGGACGGGTCACAGTGATGACGTCACCTTCGGCCCTGATAGCTGTTATATCCGAAGCCATGGCGCCGTCATTGAGGGCCGCCAGGCGGGCCAGCAGAGCCTTGCCGTAAAAAGTCGCCGGTCCGATGACAAGCTGGGGCTGATATTTCTTTATCATGGCCGTAATGACCCTGGCGTAGATTTCATCATTATAATATTTCAGGGCCGGGTTCGAAACGGTCAGGACCTTCCCTCCCCCATGCGAAACCAGAGTTCCGGCCAGAGTTTCGGCGGCATCGCCCAAACAGGCGGTCATAATTTCACCACCGACTTTTTTGGCGACCGAAATCAGTTCAAAGCTTATATTAGATAGTTTACCATCCTTTTGTTCTGCAACGGTCAGGACTTTTATGGCCATCACATCTCCCTTTCTATTCAATAAAATTATACAACTTTCACATCAGCAAATAGCTCAATCAAAATTTCAATAAATATAATAAGGCCGGTCAATTGTTTCAATCTTTTTTTGACGGCATAAACCGGTGAGAAGGGCATCAGGCATAAGGCCCCCGGCCGATGTTTCCGGCCAGATAATCATCAAACAGAGTTTTAATGTCATGAAGTGAGTTCACCGTTTTCAGCATTCGTCGCAAGTCGGCGCCGCCCTGAAAACCCTTGGAGTACCAGGCCAGATGTTTGCGCATCATCATGGCGCCATGTCTTTCGCCGAATTTCTCCACCAGCATTCGCGAATGTTCGAGGGCCAGGACAATTTTTTCTTCGATGGTCAGATCGGGCAATAACTCTTTCTCTTCAAGATATTTATTGATGCGGCCGAAAATGGTTGGGTCCCGCATGGCGGCCCGCCCGATCATAATGGCATCGCAGCCGGTCTCTTCGAACATACGCTCGGCATCCTGAGGAATATTAACATCGCCGTTTCCAATAACCGGAATATTAATTGCAGATTTAAGCTGTTTTATTTTT
This genomic interval from candidate division Zixibacteria bacterium HGW-Zixibacteria-1 contains the following:
- a CDS encoding electron transfer flavoprotein subunit alpha, which produces MAIKVLTVAEQKDGKLSNISFELISVAKKVGGEIMTACLGDAAETLAGTLVSHGGGKVLTVSNPALKYYNDEIYARVITAMIKKYQPQLVIGPATFYGKALLARLAALNDGAMASDITAIRAEGDVITVTRPAYGGNVIVDLAKNADGKAFFITVRPKVFEESKEGDGEVVAETIDAGLFQSKVTVKEMIAETGTSVNLNEADIIVSVGRGIRGHENLPIIKKLADSLGAAVGASRAIVDAGWIEYRYQVGQTGKTVNPKLYFAVGISGAIQHLVGMQTSKTIVAINRDKDAPIFNIASFGIVGDLFEIIPALTAKFAANK